Proteins from one Drosophila miranda strain MSH22 chromosome Y unlocalized genomic scaffold, D.miranda_PacBio2.1 Contig_Y7_pilon, whole genome shotgun sequence genomic window:
- the LOC117195172 gene encoding uncharacterized protein LOC117195172 produces the protein MSDLVGTEEFSAAQLREWLEYLNLPKGGSKAAMAARLNEIPVELRGQGPPAAETCENEREDEAAADQDSTKSERKEKNEKAPQAPGHNNNHGEYRAEVEMLKLQIELLKLQSEREKEGRGENTTPAASNDAGVMLLNAAKDMLPTYHGNISGNNDDVTTWIAQFKAVAKVNKLKDEKLLMLLMSKLKDKALVWLHSSPEHMSLPIDQLLNVMEDTFHPKESKLLLRRKFESRSWARGEEFSMYFNAKVSLASRIVIDDEEFIDGVIEGIPDVGLRRQAHMQCFGAPYQLLKAFEKIMLPKKYGSTEGANTGASPTPIRCYNCNSLGHVAGECRKPKRERGACYGCGSMSHQVSHCDEKKYKIASSTQGAQ, from the exons ATGTCGGACTTGGTCGGCACGGAGGAGTTCTCGGCCGCCCAGCTGCGCGAATGGCTGGAGTACCTCAATCTAccaaaaggtggaagcaaagcTGCCATGGCAGCGAGACTTAACGAAATACCAGTAGAGCTGCGGGGACAGGGACCACCGGCAGCCGAAACATGCGAGAACGAGAGGGAAGATGAGGCGGCCGCAGATCAAGACTCGACGAAGAGCGAACGCAAAGAGAAGAACGAAAAAGCACCGCAAGCGCCTgggcacaacaacaaccatgGCGAATATCGAGCAGAGGTTGAAATGTTAAAACTGCAAAtcgagctgctgaagctgcagagcgagagggagaaggAAGGGAGAGGAGAGAACACAACACCAGCCGCCAGCAATGACGCTGGCGTCATGTTGCTAAATGCCGCCAAAGACATGTTGCCAACATATCATGGCAACATTTCTGGAAACAACGATGACGTCACAACTTGGATCGCGCAGTTTAAGGCCGTCGCAAAAGTGAACAAACTGAAGGATGAGAAGCTACTAATGCTGCTAATGTCGAAGCTTAAGGACAAAGCATTGGTGTGGCTGCATTCGAGTCCGGAGCACATGTCGCTGCCAATCGATCAATTGTTGAACGTCATGGAAGACACTTTCCATCCCAAGGAAAGCAAACTGTTGCTCCGTCGCAAGTTCGAGTCCCGTTCATGGGCACGTGGCGAGGAGTTCTCGATGTACTTCAACGCCAAAGTGTCGCTGGCATCCCGCATAGTCATTGACGACGAGGAGTTTATTGACGGAGTCATCGAAGGTATCCCAGATGTAGGCCTGCGTAGGCAAGCCCACATGCAGTGCTTTGGCGCTCCATATCAACTACTCAAGGCGTTCGAGAAGATCATGCTGCCAAAGAAGTACGGTTCAACTGAAGGGGCAAACACTGGAGCCTCGCCAACACCCATTCGCTGCTACAACTGCAACTCTTTGGGCCACGTGGCAGGGGAGTGCCGCAAGCCCAAGCGCGAAAGAGGAGCGTGCTACGGATGCGGCAGCATGAGTCACCAGGTGTCACACTGTGACGAAAAGAAGTACAAG ATTGCCTCATCGACTCAGGGAGCCCAATAA